A window of the Lentisphaera araneosa HTCC2155 genome harbors these coding sequences:
- a CDS encoding sulfatase, which produces MHKILLLALFFPLAIFAKSERPNIIFFIVDDYDKLDCSLYTGPKGLTPSMERLAKNGITFDRMHMTSTVCTPSRYTCMTGRYPGNSYSPQYLEDCPKGTQGLPAFNLGLENDNMNVAQVLSDNGYVTGLVGKYHVGSTHGLGPEKNTPYSDKVNEQKYKAEKHGRELIKKRGFDWAKNVYMGNLKSPFNTHNPEWTTAAALEFVTENKNKPFFLYYGTTLSHGTPKGWDKSLDEPLITGEGRIKKPIGNMNRDTVRSRVAAIGLDPAEKGGILWMDDSLGALLDRLEELGIADNTLICFVADHGSKGKASLHGIGTEVPCIISWPAAMKKNVRCGELVQSTDFVATWFDIAGAKLPEKYLLDGISFKSLFQNPTQKHRDYVYCENGPARAIKTKDWNYVALRYTKEHLEAMESSKNYAKRLLGLSGGIGRSFMKPEALEYDQLYNLSSDSDEMKNLALNPEYAPKVKEMQVVLTKKLKTFPERPYGEFIPGPNTLGKGDFDIILDSLKNLRPSDGSKPTKKKKGKKKDKENKDDNKKKDKKKKNK; this is translated from the coding sequence TTGCATAAGATTTTATTACTCGCATTATTTTTCCCTCTTGCGATCTTCGCAAAGAGTGAGCGCCCCAACATCATTTTCTTCATTGTCGACGATTACGACAAGTTAGACTGTAGCCTTTATACTGGTCCCAAAGGCCTCACACCGAGCATGGAACGCCTAGCCAAAAACGGCATCACTTTTGATAGAATGCACATGACCTCCACAGTATGCACGCCTTCGCGCTACACCTGTATGACGGGTCGCTACCCGGGTAATTCTTACTCTCCACAATACTTGGAAGATTGTCCAAAAGGCACACAAGGACTCCCTGCTTTTAATTTGGGACTAGAGAACGACAATATGAATGTTGCGCAAGTCTTATCCGACAATGGCTACGTCACTGGACTTGTGGGCAAGTATCATGTAGGTAGCACTCATGGCTTAGGCCCGGAAAAAAACACTCCTTATAGCGACAAAGTAAACGAACAAAAATACAAAGCTGAAAAACACGGCCGTGAACTCATTAAAAAAAGAGGTTTTGACTGGGCTAAAAATGTCTACATGGGCAACCTCAAATCACCTTTCAATACACACAACCCTGAGTGGACTACTGCAGCTGCTTTAGAATTTGTTACAGAGAACAAAAATAAGCCTTTTTTCCTTTACTATGGCACGACACTCTCTCACGGGACTCCTAAAGGCTGGGATAAATCACTTGACGAACCACTCATCACTGGTGAAGGAAGAATCAAAAAACCAATCGGAAATATGAATCGCGATACAGTCCGCAGTCGCGTTGCTGCAATCGGCTTAGACCCTGCAGAAAAAGGTGGAATTCTGTGGATGGATGACTCCCTAGGTGCCCTACTGGATCGTTTGGAAGAACTGGGCATTGCAGATAACACGCTCATCTGTTTTGTTGCCGACCACGGCAGTAAAGGCAAGGCTTCGCTTCATGGAATCGGCACTGAGGTTCCCTGTATCATTAGCTGGCCTGCTGCAATGAAAAAAAATGTTCGCTGCGGAGAACTTGTTCAAAGTACCGATTTTGTTGCGACCTGGTTTGATATCGCTGGTGCAAAGCTTCCGGAAAAATACCTTCTCGACGGCATCAGCTTCAAAAGCCTTTTCCAAAACCCCACTCAAAAACATCGTGACTATGTTTACTGTGAGAACGGCCCTGCGCGAGCGATTAAAACAAAAGACTGGAACTACGTCGCCTTGCGCTACACAAAAGAGCACCTGGAAGCTATGGAAAGCTCAAAAAATTATGCAAAAAGACTTCTTGGCCTTTCCGGTGGGATTGGTCGCTCTTTCATGAAACCAGAAGCCCTTGAATATGACCAACTCTACAATTTAAGCAGCGATTCGGATGAAATGAAAAACCTAGCTCTCAATCCCGAATACGCTCCCAAAGTTAAAGAAATGCAGGTCGTGCTGACCAAGAAATTAAAAACTTTCCCAGAACGCCCCTACGGTGAATTCATCCCCGGCCCTAACACCCTGGGCAAAGGTGATTTCGACATCATCCTAGATTCATTAAAAAACTTGAGACCTTCAGATGGTTCAAAACCTACAAAAAAGAAGAAAGGCAAGAAG